The sequence TAGATATCAGAGCAAAACACTCACCTTCTTTGCCCATTTTGATGGGTTTGTGACGCGAAGCTGTGCAAGCTACTCTCTGCGTGCGCTGAGAGCGGAAGTTAAAAAGGTTAAAAAAAATTGACCTTGTACCCAGTGATCAAACAATCAGTGACAACAGCAAGTCACAATGAGTACGGATGGAGTACAATgggcaaaaaagaaaaaaagaaaaaaaatcaaataaaaaaaattacTACAGGATAGTGAGAGCTGAAGggcaagaaaaagaaaaacgcGGGGATCGACCAAGGCGAGAGAACCCGGGGTAACTAAGGGGAGGTGCTTGTTTAATAAGAACAGCCACCTAGCACCAGAGTTTTCGCAGGACGCCGCCGATCGTACCTTTATTCAGTTACGAGCACGAGAAGCGCAGAGGGATCGCGAGAGGCACGCGGGGGGGCCGGATGGCGAGGAAATTCCAGAAGCCGGCTTTGCAATCTCCACAAGTGGCTCCCTGGTCCCCGACTCGATCCCTGGTTGAGTAGTTAGCTCGTCGACGGCGAGAAGAGCGAGGAGAGTTATCCGCCACTGCTACTCCGTTCATAAGTTTAACTTGACTGCATTGACAGCACGGTCCATTGCGGGGGGTGGGAAGACTCCAGTTGGTCAGGTTGGGATCTGTTCTGGGGTTGAGTGGGACAGGGCAACGCAGACCAAGTAAACCAGATTTGGATCCACCAGAACTCTCACACCACGTTTTACGCAGTCAACTTCCCGACCAAACAGCCGAGCGTACGGGAGTTGCGTCTCACCCGTCTTCTCCTGAGCAGTGGGATCGGGTCTTTTGTCTGGCTGCCGGTGATGCGACGAGCGACGAGCGACGAGCTGTGCTGCCGCGGGTGTTGGCGTGTGTGTGCGTAACTTACCGGTCGTACAGGCGACAACTGCGTGAGACACGCCAAAAACCCGCACGCTGATTGGCCAGCAGCCCCTTCCGGATCGGATGTTTCGACGGCGGACGGTGGAAATGCCAAGCCATGCCAAGCCACCCGGCCGGCCAGTAGCGGCGCTCGGGCGCGGATCGAAGGTTTGCCAAGAGCGGACTGGTTGCAACTGTGGCCGGCCGCTAGCAAACTCTCCCAAGGCTTAACTGCTCTCGCACCAGCGGCGTCAACCCCAAGCAACGAGGAAAGGCGGCGGCGGCCAGGAACAGGAAATGGGACTGCAGTCCTGAAGGACCGGCAGCGGCTCCGATCTGCTGTTCTTTCCTTCCCCCCTTCCGGCGTTGTGTGTTCCCATCCGCAGGGGAAAGCAGGTCTCATCGGCCAGACGAGACGCAAATTACGTTTTGGTTGGCCCGTTTGCAAACCTTCTAGAAACACAGGAGGTCCGCTCTCGGAAGTAATTTTCGGGTTTTTCCTCCCGCAGGAAATCTTAAActacagtacggagtactccgtaagtcCACCAATAAACTTTTTAAGGTTAAATTAGTCGCTTTTCGGGGCTTTTTGGCGTCCTGCTGTGAAATCCTGCCGAGGGGGACAGCATTCTCGAATTCAAATTTCAGTCGCCAAGGTATCTTCGCGGGATTCTTCAAGAGCGAAGGAGGCTTCTGAGTCCACGTAATCCAAAGCGCGCCTCTTTGCATCGATCTTCACTCTCCCTCAGACGAAGGATTTGCGCTCCTTGCCAAGCTCCCTACTGAGCTTGCTTCCGCATGCCCGATGAGGGATAAACTTTTCCCCCACGCCCCCCACAGCTTTTGCcgctcttctctttttcacTGTGCATATGTATACATGCAGATGAGTCTTACCTCCATCATCCGGCGAgtgggcaaaaaaaaaatcaatcATTTTGAAATTAAAATGGTCCTGTGGGATTTCGGTTGTGAGCGAAACACGGTTGGACCGTTCCAGCTCCGTCTCGAAGTGAGCTGGCCCTTGGCACGCTCCTGATGGATCCAGATTCCGAGCAGCTGAAATCCTCGCTGTCCACAACTCCAGAAGATCCACCTTTCAAACACCAGCCTTGGTACGGATCACTCTATGTACTAGGCTTCGACCTACCTCGTACAGAGGTGTTACTttctctgtactccgtactgtacGGAGGAAACTCACTTGTGAAATCAGGACGATACCAGGGTCACTCGCCCCATTCGCTGTGCCCACATCTCTGATATCTCGAACATCTCTATCTCAATCTATTGGAGTAGCGCACGTCCTCCACGACGTAAAGATTTTACGGTGAGTGCGACCGACCATTTGTCGTTTCGAGCGAAGTTTCGCTAATCAAATGCGACAAAACAGACCTGCTAAGTGGCTCACATGTCCTGTGATCTTGGTGCGGAACTTACTCCGTAGGTTGGTTGTTGAGCAGACCGCCGTGGCGGTGGTGCTTTGGAAATTATAATTGAGTTCCTATAcggaatactccgtacggagaaACTAACTAAAAACTACTTTGAAGACTCCCCCACCCGCACTGCGAGAGCGCCGTTCTGAAGGGTCCTTTGCAGGCCTGGAAACAACAGCTTTGCCTCCCAATTGTGGGGCCGACAGTTGCGAGCTTTTGCCACCGCAGACTCACTTTCGGTGATAAAACGGCGCCCGCGAACGTGGGCGCCGACGGCCGTCATATGAATTTGACCGAAGAGGCGATCTATCAAATATGCCCCATTTCTCCGTGCTGTGTGAACCCACATGTAAAATCTGACAGCCCGTCATCGGAATCCAAGCTATCTACATAGTTCTCTTCGACTCGAACACTGCCAAGAGTTACTCTTTTCGGTAAGATTCAAGTGCCGACAACCTTTATGGATCCACGACGGACCGGTTGCTTGGGTTTGCTAAACGCATACAATACTACTAGTTAGCTACCCGCAATCATAGCTGCGATGTGACACGGGCGGCAGAGCTAAGATTATCCCCTTCGGTACGCGTTTCTCAAAGCGAACTCTCACGAAGTGTTAGCCTGGCCGAAAAGCACATATTTGGCGTTCCTCTGGAGTACTCCCCAACAACGACCTTTTCGCTTGTTGGGTTCAACCGAGGAACTGAGGAAAACAATCCCATCAAACCCAATGAACGAAACCAAACAGAACAGCGAGAGGAACGTCATCTTAAACTTGTTGGACATCATGCAATGCTTCGTTTCTCTACCTGCCTGGACAAACCGCAATACATTTGATACCCCGAAAGATGATCATCTTGCTATTATACCGACGGCATCGTTGGCTCTTGGAGCGCCTTGGACATGCGAGCCCAAGTAGTCTCGGGAAATTCTTTAGTTCCAAGGAACAACAACggcccccttttttttttttttttttttttggtttgttCTTCCTTTAATGGCGCGATGGCTAGTGTGTACTTCGTTCCCGTGTTTCTCTGATGGTGCAGAACTTAGACGCGGGTGTGAACGGGTATTTTGGAAAGAAGCCTTCGGTGGGAGACCGTTAGACGAGTTACTTTTCCAGTCTCGCCGATTTGTATGACTAGCGGGTTGTTCCTCTCGCCTGGAGGGCGGTGATTACGTGCTGGTAGTCAAGACAGGAGTGGACACCTTGTGGGATCCCACCATTTCTGTTTTTCTAGCCGGCACAGTGCTGCAAAGGTAGCGACCAGCTTTTGGAAATCTATTGGTTCAAATTTTATCAAATAATTACTTTTGCTTCTGAGTATGTATGCTGCGAGGAGCGGGGATTTGGGCGGGGTGGTGTAGTCGTTCAAGTGCGGCTGACTCGTCCAGAAGCATCCGTTGTCGCCCTTCAGCTGACGCACGAACCTTCCAGGGTACATTCTACATTCAAGTGCACAGGGGGGCTCCGGGCTTTACAGATGCGCTTGATGATCTGTCGGTTCGGCAGGTGTCGTTGCAACGTCTTCATAGGATTCTAACAACATACCGCCTCCAAACCCCTGAGTTATGTGTAATTGTGCAATGCTCGGTATAACAAATCTAGATGATAACCTTGTGTGACACCCGCGAACACGCAGCCCTCCAAGGAATAATTGCAACCACATAGTTAGGATTTAAACACTCATACTGGCCTATATACGCTctagatatatatatgaaaCGTCACCGCCTTCAATAAGACCCAGCACACCCTCCCCCCTCCGTTGTAAATCAAGAGGCACTGGAAATCGCTGTAATGGGAATTCAGCCTTCTTTACCCGCCTGAACCACGAGCACGCTAGCCTTCACGTCATTCGCGTTCGTAGCCATCGATTCACCAAGGACACCTAGCGCCTTTCGAGCTTCCGAGCCAATCTCCCCAGACTGCGCAGACGTGGCAAGCCCGAAACTTGAACCGGTACCGTGCACGACACTGTTCCTGCCGACTATGACAATATCACCCCGATTTTGGTTCGATTTACCTACATCTAACTTGGCTGTCTGCAAGGTGGCGCTGATCAGGTCGGTGGTCGTGGCATGAATTGTCTGGAAGATGACTCGGGGAGTAAGCTCGGAAGGAAGAGAATCGCGAATGGTGTTGAAAAACGCACTGTCggcttccttttcttctggtGCCATGGTAAGGCCATAGAATACTGCCGGGTTTTTGGACGAAGAGGCAGGAGTGTCGGTGTCATCAAGAACGATATGTGCTATGGTCGCTGTGATTGTTGCATTTTTGGCAAGTTGAAGAACCAAGCGAAGAACGACTTGGTCGTCATCGCCTCCAAAATAAGGGAAGAATATATGATGCCCATCTTCCATCGAGGGCATCATTGCCAAGTCATTTGTTCGATAAAGGCTTCGTCCGCTGATAGTGCGCTTCAGGTAACCTGGTTTTGGCTGGGTTAAGGCGGGTCCTCCGAAGCCGTTGTTCACCAGGATGCCAACATGGCTTTTCGAATTCTTCAGGATGTTGGAGATGAATGTACTGTGTGGGCCGGTGGCAAACTTCTCGCTGTTGACATCGAGGAAAGGAATCTGACGTTCGCTCATGGCACCAGTTTCGCTCCATGGAATGAGCATGAAGTCCGAAGAGAAGTCCCGAGCTTTGTTGACCAATGTTTCCGCGTATGCATGTTCCGGTGCAATAACGACTGCACCGGAAACGGCAACTCTATTCAGTTGCGCAAAGGTACGGAATGTGTTTAGAATAGGGTCGCTAAAGCTGTAGTCGTGAACCTCTGACACCTTCATGACACTAGAGTCACGATCCGTGAGCTCGATGAGTCGAATTCCATGAACTTCGACGGGTTTGTTTCTCTTTGCACTGGTGGATCGGTCACCCCCGTTGCTGTCGTGGCTATGATGAGTTTTCAAAACTTCAACAGTTGTCATATCATCGGCTCccaacaaagaaataaacGTGAAAAGGCCTGGAAGATTGTCGAGGCGGAGGTAAACCATCAGCTTTCTGATGGACAAGGAACGGGCCTTCTGCTGAGCGAGATCTGAGCTGCCACCGCTGTGATCGCTCTCAGAATCGAGTACATTTCCATCCCAGTCGATTTCTCCACGCCTCCACCGATCTACCTTGGTTTGATACCATTCAGGGTATAACCACAGGGTAAGAGGCGTAGTAGCAAAGGTTGTAATCAGGGCCATTACtataaagatagtaaaagTACGACTACTGAGGATCTTCGCCTGAAGGCCGATATTCTAGGTAGAAGTTAGTCGAGGTCAAGTGCACTCATATCATGGCCAATTGCCAACATACCAAGACAATAAGCTCGACTAAACCTTTGCAACTCATCAGCACTCCGATAGTTGCACTCTCCCTCCAAAGCAAGCCGTGAAACCGAGAGGCCAACATTCCACCAGTAACCTTGGCGATAAAAGCAATAAAAACAACAGCAAATACATAACCCCACACTATACCAGAGTTGAGCAAGCCGACGTTCGTATTAAGCCCAGAAAGTGCAAAATAGAGCGGAAGGAAGAGGGCACCAATTACATCTTCAATCTTTTCAGTGAGTTTGATAGCAAATCCTCCGTCGTGGGGACAGATAATTCCAACCAAAAAGCCGCCAAAGATTGCATGCACACCAATTACCTGGGTGAAAAAGGCAGCTGCCAGGGCTAAAAGGAGTGTTAAGGCAACGACGGACTGATTAGGGCCATCGTGCAGACTGCCAGTTCGCTTCAAAAACCAGTGGAACACGGGGCGAACCGCATATATCAGGAACAGAGTAAAGCCAATGCAAGCCAGCAGCACCCAGAGTGCAGTTATACCCGTGTTTGCGTTGACGAGAGCAACGCAAAGAGCGAGAAGGACCCAGCCGACAACATCGTTTCCAACACCAGCCGAAAGAACAATAACTCCAACATTCGTGTTTAGCAGTTCCAGTTCAGTTAGTATACGGCAAAGCACGGGGAATGCCTAGATATAATAGGTAAGGACGGGATTGGCTAGATGGAACTTTTGGAAGAAACACACAGTAATAGCCATTGCAATACCGATGAAAAGCATATAGGTACCAAAGCTAATTGGAGCCAGTCCGGGATCATTGCGGAACTCGTGGTACAACCCATATGCGATGCCGCAGCCCAGTCCAAACGGGAGAATCATACCGGCTGCGGATACGCCAACGGCAACTTTCCAATTGCTCGTGAGGGTTTTAATATTAGTTTCAACACCGATCATGAAAAGGAACAACACCAATCCAAGGTTAGCCACCAGGTTGAGATTTGGCAGCGACTCTTCTGGAAAAATGGCATCTCGAAATCCGGGGATCCTGCCCATCACAGACGGACCGAGCAGGATCCCACCGATCACCTCTGATATCACACGAGGCTGCCGAATCTTAGACAGTGGGAAATGTAAAAGACGGCAGAAAATGACAATAATGCTAGCCTGGAGAGATGAGCACGTTCAGTTAGTAGAAGGCCAGCGTATAACCACCTCCACCAGTCCTCGCCTGTCGGTTGCATTTTACCTGGATGATGAACAAGGTAAGCGGGTTCTTTGGATCATACTGAGACGGGTTCAGACGATCGAATATACCACCCTGCGGAGTTGCTCTGTTTGTAGGTGCCGCAGGAGCTGCAGAGCCACCCACAGTGCCCGTCTGTGCTACCACCAACGCCATGTTGAACGGTCAGAGAGGACGGCCAGGCAGGCGGCCTTCCCCAACAAAGTAAGAAAGACGTCGAGGGCAAACTCCAACGCTGCTCTCTCCGGGGAGGCGAAGGAGAGGGGAACGAGAAAATGTTTTTGAGAAAATGGAGGGACGCAGGGCAGCTTCACACATTCTTCCCCTGCTGAGGCCAGGCAGGCCGCTTGGACGGGAGGCCGAACGTGCGTTACGTACAGTACCCTGGGATCAGCCTGGCTGCTGCTGGATGCGGCGTGCTGGTCCCGTGGCCCGGTGGAACCCGCTCGCGGCTAAATCGcaaactggccaatcaccGCACGGGCCCAACACTGAAAGCCACCTCCGCACCCCACCCAACCTACCTACATGCAGTAGTAGAGCGCGTCCGCCTGGACGTGAAGCCGCCGCGCCATGTGCGATCAAGCTCAGACAACCTTCTTCCCCGCCTGGGAACGTGAGCAGGCTGAACGTCCATGGTGGAGGAGGGTCATGGATTCACGAGCCATTTCCCGCAATCCGCACCAGCACACTGTCAGCTGTCAAATAAAAATGAAATTATATGCAAGGATGACGTTTGAAGCTCGCACTGTCAACCATAAAATTGGTACTGTTGAACTGCATAACTACGGGACGGAAGTGGGGATCTATTTTCCGTACTCTATGCTCGGTATACTCTGCGCTTAATACCGTCGTTTCAGCCAGCTGAAACGAGCAACGTCAAAGCCGGGCGGAAATTCATTCCACAGTTATTGCGATCCCAACGCCTCCTCTATCAACCAATTGACCCAAAAAAAAGTAGAAGAAATAATGGCGCCGGCAATTCCGGAATCATGCTTATTGCAAggtatatacatatatatcgTGAACTCATTGAGTAAATCTAAGACTCCATACAGCCCGCTCAAGACTGCTCAACAGCTTTACCCCACGCCTTTTCAAACCCAAAATCTTGCCCGGCTTCATTTGGCTCCGCATTGGCAACACTGGCAGTTTCCGCCGAAGGTATTGGAAGCTCGATTATGCTGGCTTCGCCGCCAGGTGCATCCTCCACAGCTGTAGATGGACCTTCAGGCCCTATCTTGGTGCCGAGCATGGACATCGACGGGTTCAAGTCAAAATTGCTGCTATATATGACCGCCGCAAAGGCTTCCAACTCGCGGACTTCTCGCTCCATGATCGATAAATACTCATTGGGCGGATTGGTACCATTTCCTATCACATGAGACTGGCGGGAAATCACCGCTAATATGGAAGCAAGCTTCGTTTTTGGTGCTGAGGGCTCCGCGACGGGTACCATAGTCGCTGTGGAGGAGAACGGTGGAGACTGCTCTTTCTTCTGTGCCTGGGACAGCCCCTTAAAAGCTTCCGTTGCACATTTGGTGTCAATTAGATGGGAGAAAGCTTCGTTGTTCAAGAGAGAGAAAACATGGGTGAATGACGGCGAATCGATAAGATCGGACGTTTCATCCAACAGATGCCTGAGGGTTGCAGCGCTCTGGGGACTTGCCTCCGTGGCAGAGAGGACACCCGACTCCTGAAGGACAAAGTCTTCTTGTTCCCGGGGAGGTAACAGATAGGGGAGCCACTTCCGCACTCTGTAAAATGGTAGATTAGAATAGGCATCGTATAGTCCGAAATTGAGAGAAATAGACGACGTACCGTCTCTCCCCACTTGTAGCTCCTTCAACCTTTTTCCGGACGGCAAGCGTTAACTCTGAGAGCTTTTCATGGGTTATATCCTCTCTCGGATTCACCTCTCCGAAGACATCTTTGACTGCGGCCTCGACTTCGGCCATTAAGTCTTTCCATCCCCGGTGCAATAGCCACCAACTGAAGGTTAGGTACCGCCTATTGGTTTCAAAGTCATTTCCAAATGAATGCTCGGGATTATCATCGTCTTCAAGGCTGATTGTAGACGGATTTTGCGGAGGCGATGCCAGTGCCACAACGCTCGAAAGATAATTTCGCCGACCAAGAAGATTCAGCTGAATACGCGTTAGGAGGGTGAGGAGCGAGAGTGTGTATAAGAGCGTAAACGATCGTGTGAGGGCTAAAGCAATGAGAACCTCATTTAAAAGAACACTCTGGGACAAAGAGCACCTACAATTGATCTTCAAATCGTTCCACAGCTGTGTCCGCGACTTTGCCCTTTGCGCTTGCTCCCCCGTTGTAGAGTCAACCACTTGACTTGCATGCACGTAGTTGTCGCTTCTTAAGCTAGAAACATCGTCTTCTGTCATACTAGGTGGTCCAGAGCTCATTTCTGACCCTTGCATCTCGCTCGCAGTAAGCTTGGCCAGTCTGGCCGCTCGCTTTTGTTGAAGCTCGTTAGTTAGCTCCTCGACAGGGAGAGCTGCAAGGATATTTTCTGTAGCCGTTGGAAGAAGGGCGAGAACGGTAAAGGTGCAATCACTTTGATTCTGTTCGAATCGGCGACGGAGACTATGTGCCGATCACGTCGTTAGTACCATACTCTGGTTCCATGGTCGATTTGCTTGGGCCACTACGCACTTCTCTCGGGCTATCCTCTCACTGCTCATCCGTTCGCTTGCTTCTGAGATCTTAGAAAAGACATATTGCGTGGCCAAATACCCAATGCCCACAACACCTGCTCCGATGGCAAGGCCTTTGCGATGCTGTCGCAGCCAGCGCCTCGTTGCGCTGATCATTTTCAAGGGGTGTGACTTGGGAGCTTCGCTGGTGACGCTATGATAACGGGACTACCATAATCAACTGAGAAAAGCAACACCCGAAACGAAAAGTCGATAAGAAGCGCCTTCAATGAAGATGTCACGAGTTTGTTTCAGACGAACTGAGGTTGGGCGCTGTGGAGGTTGATCTTCAGATGGAATCGCTCTGGCAGGAGCTCATCCCCAACAGACGACCTCGGCTATCTTTGTCAGCAGTGGCTAGTGAGCCCATGATGTAACTTACCACCTCCCAACGAAGGAGCCCACTAGCCACACACCTCCTTGTCTTTGCGCTGAGCTGGAGATTAGCAGACGCGGAGTCCTGATGCGCCGCCACTCCGAGCCTCCGTCATGACCTCAGCTCCGCGAGGAAGCCCCCCTAGCTGTACTCGAGTAAAGAGCCGGCGAACTCCGCTGGAAATAGCCAGGTGACTGTACTCCAGACACAGGTATTCTCCATCTTTGATACTGa is a genomic window of Coccidioides posadasii str. Silveira chromosome 3, complete sequence containing:
- the KHA1_1 gene encoding K(+)/H(+) antiporter (EggNog:ENOG410PI23~COG:P~TransMembrane:12 (o20-38i50-74o86-111i123-147o153-173i194-213o219-238i245-266o272-294i306-325o337-359i408-429o)) — translated: MGRIPGFRDAIFPEESLPNLNLVANLGLVLFLFMIGVETNIKTLTSNWKVAVGVSAAGMILPFGLGCGIAYGLYHEFRNDPGLAPISFGTYMLFIGIAMAITAFPVLCRILTELELLNTNVGVIVLSAGVGNDVVGWVLLALCVALVNANTGITALWVLLACIGFTLFLIYAVRPVFHWFLKRTGSLHDGPNQSVVALTLLLALAAAFFTQVIGVHAIFGGFLVGIICPHDGGFAIKLTEKIEDVIGALFLPLYFALSGLNTNVGLLNSGIVWGYVFAVVFIAFIAKVTGGMLASRFHGLLWRESATIGVLMSCKGLVELIVLNIGLQAKILSSRTFTIFIVMALITTFATTPLTLWLYPEWYQTKVDRWRRGEIDWDGNVLDSESDHSGGSSDLAQQKARSLSIRKLMVYLRLDNLPGLFTFISLLGADDMTTVEVLKTHHSHDSNGGDRSTSAKRNKPVEVHGIRLIELTDRDSSVMKVSEVHDYSFSDPILNTFRTFAQLNRVAVSGAVVIAPEHAYAETLVNKARDFSSDFMLIPWSETGAMSERQIPFLDVNSEKFATGPHSTFISNILKNSKSHVGILVNNGFGGPALTQPKPGYLKRTISGRSLYRTNDLAMMPSMEDGHHIFFPYFGGDDDQVVLRLVLQLAKNATITATIAHIVLDDTDTPASSSKNPAVFYGLTMAPEEKEADSAFFNTIRDSLPSELTPRVIFQTIHATTTDLISATLQTAKLDVGKSNQNRGDIVIVGRNSVVHGTGSSFGLATSAQSGEIGSEARKALGVLGESMATNANDVKASVLVVQAGKEG
- the KHA1_2 gene encoding K(+)/H(+) antiporter (EggNog:ENOG410PI23~COG:P) — translated: MALVVAQTGTVGGSAAPAAPTNRATPQGGIFDRLNPSQYDPKNPLTLFIIQVKCNRQARTGGGGYTLAFY
- the PEX3 gene encoding peroxin (EggNog:ENOG410PI1H~COG:U~TransMembrane:1 (i16-34o)~BUSCO:7857at33183), which encodes MISATRRWLRQHRKGLAIGAGVVGIGYLATQYVFSKISEASERMSSERIARENLRRRFEQNQSDCTFTVLALLPTATENILAALPVEELTNELQQKRAARLAKLTASEMQGSEMSSGPPSMTEDDVSSLRSDNYVHASQVVDSTTGEQAQRAKSRTQLWNDLKINSLTRSFTLLYTLSLLTLLTRIQLNLLGRRNYLSSVVALASPPQNPSTISLEDDDNPEHSFGNDFETNRRYLTFSWWLLHRGWKDLMAEVEAAVKDVFGEVNPREDITHEKLSELTLAVRKKVEGATSGERRVRKWLPYLLPPREQEDFVLQESGVLSATEASPQSAATLRHLLDETSDLIDSPSFTHVFSLLNNEAFSHLIDTKCATEAFKGLSQAQKKEQSPPFSSTATMVPVAEPSAPKTKLASILAVISRQSHVIGNGTNPPNEYLSIMEREVRELEAFAAVIYSSNFDLNPSMSMLGTKIGPEGPSTAVEDAPGGEASIIELPIPSAETASVANAEPNEAGQDFGFEKAWGKAVEQS